One genomic window of Aliiroseovarius sp. M344 includes the following:
- the cobO gene encoding cob(I)yrinic acid a,c-diamide adenosyltransferase codes for MTVDPDRHATKMAKKKAARDKIMATKTDKKGLIIVHTGKGKGKSSAAFGMIFRCIAHGMKSAVVQFIKGGMDCGERDLINAKFGDICEFHTMGEGFTWETQDRTRDVEMAQAAWQKSKELIRDPSNTMVLLDEINIAIRYDYVDVNEVVKFLVEEKPEMTHVVLTGRNAKEELIEIADLVTEMELIKHPFRSGVKAQIGVEY; via the coding sequence ATGACCGTAGATCCCGACCGCCACGCCACCAAGATGGCAAAGAAGAAAGCCGCGCGTGACAAGATCATGGCGACCAAGACCGATAAAAAGGGCTTGATCATTGTGCATACCGGGAAGGGCAAGGGCAAAAGCTCAGCTGCGTTCGGTATGATCTTCCGCTGCATTGCCCACGGAATGAAAAGCGCCGTGGTGCAGTTCATTAAGGGTGGTATGGATTGCGGTGAGCGCGACCTGATCAACGCAAAATTCGGTGACATTTGCGAATTTCATACCATGGGGGAAGGGTTCACCTGGGAAACCCAGGACCGCACCCGCGACGTGGAAATGGCGCAAGCCGCGTGGCAAAAGTCGAAAGAACTGATCCGCGACCCGTCGAATACGATGGTCCTGCTGGATGAAATCAACATCGCGATCCGCTATGATTACGTGGACGTGAACGAGGTCGTCAAATTCCTTGTCGAAGAAAAACCCGAGATGACGCATGTGGTTCTGACCGGACGAAATGCCAAGGAAGAACTGATCGAAATCGCTGATCTGGTGACCGAGATGGAACTGATCAAGCACCCGTTCCGGTCGGGCGTCAAAGCGCAAATAGGGGTCGAATACTAG
- the smpB gene encoding SsrA-binding protein SmpB: MAKTKDDPNYKVIADNRRARYDYAIEEDIECGIVLMGSEVKSLREGSANIAESYAAVEDGELFLTNGYIAPYKQAITWGHQERRKRKLLASKREIAKMWNATQRKGMTLVPLVMYFNHKGLVKIKIGIAKGKKAHDKRATEAKRDWGRQKQRLLRHGD, from the coding sequence ATGGCCAAGACGAAAGACGACCCTAACTACAAAGTCATCGCCGACAATCGGCGGGCGCGGTACGATTACGCGATCGAAGAAGATATCGAATGCGGCATCGTGTTAATGGGGTCTGAGGTCAAATCCCTTCGCGAGGGCAGTGCCAACATCGCCGAAAGCTATGCGGCGGTGGAAGACGGCGAGTTGTTTCTCACCAACGGTTATATCGCACCTTACAAGCAGGCGATCACCTGGGGTCATCAAGAACGGCGCAAGCGAAAGCTACTGGCCTCGAAGCGCGAGATCGCCAAGATGTGGAATGCGACACAGCGTAAGGGCATGACCCTTGTTCCGCTGGTGATGTATTTCAATCACAAAGGTCTGGTGAAGATCAAGATCGGTATCGCCAAGGGTAAGAAGGCCCATGACAAGCGGGCGACCGAAGCCAAGCGCGATTGGGGTCGTCAGAAGCAGCGGTTGTTGCGGCACGGGGACTAG
- the mnmD gene encoding tRNA (5-methylaminomethyl-2-thiouridine)(34)-methyltransferase MnmD yields MNRVLGQVVTKSQIAEISWKESGVPVATRFDDPYFSLDDGLAETRHVFLSGNDLPARFAPGFHIAELGFGTGLNMLATYLSWRDAGLPTGVRFTSFEAFPMTADDIAKALEGFPEAQAVSAPFLAAWAGGARAFDLDGFGVDVIEGDARLTLTGWCEKADAWFLDGFSPAKNPELWGDDLLMQVGAHTAPNGTFATYTAAGFVRRALDVAGFAVERSPGFGRKRHMSRGTLRP; encoded by the coding sequence GTGAACCGAGTTCTAGGGCAAGTCGTGACAAAGAGCCAGATTGCAGAAATCTCGTGGAAAGAAAGCGGCGTGCCGGTGGCGACGCGGTTCGATGATCCGTATTTTTCGCTTGATGATGGCCTGGCCGAAACGCGGCATGTCTTCCTGAGCGGCAACGATCTTCCTGCACGATTTGCACCGGGGTTTCACATCGCTGAACTGGGTTTCGGCACCGGCCTGAATATGCTGGCAACTTACCTGTCTTGGCGAGATGCTGGGTTGCCGACGGGGGTACGCTTCACCTCGTTCGAAGCCTTTCCGATGACGGCGGATGATATAGCAAAAGCGCTTGAGGGTTTTCCGGAAGCGCAGGCAGTCTCGGCGCCGTTCCTGGCCGCTTGGGCAGGTGGTGCGCGTGCCTTTGATCTGGATGGCTTTGGTGTGGACGTGATCGAAGGTGACGCCCGCCTTACGCTGACCGGATGGTGCGAAAAGGCCGACGCTTGGTTTCTGGATGGCTTCTCGCCGGCGAAAAATCCTGAACTGTGGGGTGATGATTTGTTGATGCAAGTTGGTGCGCACACCGCCCCTAATGGCACATTCGCGACCTATACGGCTGCAGGCTTTGTGCGCCGCGCCTTGGACGTGGCAGGCTTTGCCGTGGAACGGTCACCGGGGTTTGGGCGCAAGCGGCATATGAGCCGCGGCACCCTGCGCCCCTAA
- a CDS encoding thiamine pyrophosphate-binding protein, which produces MRHGGQILVDHLKAERVHRVFSVPGESFLAALDGLHDSGVENVVCRQEGGAAMMAEAHGKLTGEPGVLFVTRGPGATNASAGIHVAMQDSTPMVVFVGQIARGHRDREAFQEVDYRAVFGTLAKWACEVDQTERLPEYLARAFHMARSGRPGPVVVALPEDMLSARADVPDRPAMPRTNGHVTTSDAQAITSVLAESKTPLVIAGGPGWNAEAARNLARFSEAHDLPVACAFRRQDFMDNRHRNYVGDLGVGMNPKLGARLVDADTLIVLGSRLGDSVTGGYELLNPAATGKRIVHVYPDPDELGRVFHADLALAATGPDALAALVHTNGTDAPVWADWTRSAREEYESHQSPATTPGEVKLEEVVLWLSENLPEDAIVTNGAGNYATWLHRYFSFKQHGTQLAPTSGSMGYGFPAAVAASLEHPDRTVVAWLGDGEFQMTLNEMSTAKQHGANPIAIIANNGRYGTIRMHQERTYPGRVSGTDMANPDFAALARAYGGHGETVTDGADFAAAFSRAKAADSLAVIELVLDPQVATPNMTLDALRAVGENR; this is translated from the coding sequence ATGCGACATGGCGGACAGATCTTGGTCGATCACCTGAAGGCAGAGCGTGTGCATCGCGTTTTTTCCGTGCCCGGTGAAAGTTTTCTGGCTGCCCTGGATGGGTTGCATGACAGTGGGGTCGAAAACGTCGTCTGCCGTCAGGAAGGTGGCGCGGCCATGATGGCAGAGGCACATGGCAAGCTGACCGGAGAGCCCGGTGTTCTGTTCGTGACCCGAGGCCCCGGCGCGACGAATGCCTCGGCCGGTATACATGTCGCCATGCAGGACAGCACGCCGATGGTCGTGTTCGTCGGCCAGATTGCGCGCGGCCACCGTGATCGCGAAGCCTTTCAGGAGGTCGATTACCGCGCCGTATTCGGAACGCTTGCCAAATGGGCCTGCGAAGTAGACCAAACCGAACGCTTGCCAGAATATCTTGCCCGCGCCTTTCATATGGCCCGGTCGGGTCGCCCCGGGCCGGTCGTGGTGGCCCTGCCGGAAGATATGCTAAGCGCCCGCGCCGACGTGCCGGACCGCCCCGCAATGCCAAGAACGAATGGTCATGTGACGACCAGTGATGCCCAAGCGATCACCTCGGTGCTTGCTGAATCCAAGACGCCGCTGGTCATTGCAGGAGGCCCTGGCTGGAACGCCGAGGCGGCGCGAAACCTCGCCCGTTTTTCCGAAGCGCACGATCTTCCCGTCGCCTGCGCCTTCCGGCGGCAGGACTTCATGGATAACCGGCATCGCAACTATGTTGGTGATCTGGGTGTTGGGATGAACCCGAAACTGGGCGCGCGGCTAGTCGACGCTGATACGTTGATCGTGCTGGGCTCTCGATTGGGCGATAGCGTGACGGGTGGGTATGAACTGCTAAACCCGGCCGCCACTGGCAAGCGTATTGTGCATGTTTATCCAGACCCGGACGAACTGGGGCGCGTCTTTCATGCTGATTTGGCGTTAGCAGCCACAGGCCCAGACGCGCTGGCTGCTCTTGTGCACACAAACGGGACAGATGCCCCAGTCTGGGCAGACTGGACCAGATCTGCACGCGAAGAATATGAAAGCCATCAATCGCCGGCAACCACGCCGGGAGAGGTGAAGCTTGAAGAGGTGGTGCTGTGGCTGTCCGAAAATCTGCCTGAGGATGCAATCGTCACCAATGGCGCTGGAAACTATGCCACTTGGCTGCACCGTTATTTCAGCTTCAAACAGCATGGCACACAGCTCGCGCCCACATCCGGTTCGATGGGCTACGGGTTTCCGGCTGCCGTTGCCGCCAGCCTAGAACATCCGGACCGTACGGTTGTCGCTTGGCTGGGGGATGGCGAGTTTCAGATGACGTTGAATGAAATGTCCACGGCCAAGCAGCACGGCGCCAATCCCATCGCGATCATCGCGAATAACGGTCGTTACGGCACAATCAGGATGCATCAGGAACGCACCTATCCCGGTCGTGTCTCAGGAACGGACATGGCCAATCCCGATTTCGCGGCATTGGCGCGTGCCTATGGTGGACACGGGGAAACAGTGACTGACGGCGCGGATTTCGCCGCCGCGTTTTCGCGGGCCAAAGCAGCAGACAGCTTGGCGGTCATCGAGCTGGTTCTGGATCCACAGGTCGCAACGCCCAACATGACGCTGGATGCGTTGCGCGCAGTTGGAGAGAATCGCTGA
- a CDS encoding NADPH-dependent FMN reductase: MSKHRLLGMSGSLRKDATNRFMIRNAARLYGDVEYTEADLNLPLFNEDEETANGAPESTILLAGQIRAADAVIISTPEYNKMLSGVLKNALDWVSRVKPNPWVGKPVAVMSAAAGRAGGDRAQTSLVSSMTPFQPRLIIGPEVSVAGSRKEFDADGQLTNDRYEAALTTLMEKLRVEVERG; encoded by the coding sequence TTGTCTAAACATCGATTGCTTGGCATGTCCGGATCACTGCGTAAAGACGCAACGAACCGGTTTATGATCCGAAATGCGGCCCGCCTGTATGGCGACGTCGAATATACCGAGGCTGATTTGAACCTGCCCTTGTTCAACGAGGATGAGGAAACGGCAAATGGTGCACCCGAAAGTACCATTCTTTTGGCGGGGCAAATTAGGGCTGCAGATGCGGTGATTATTTCGACCCCTGAGTATAATAAGATGCTGTCTGGCGTTCTTAAGAACGCTTTGGATTGGGTCAGCCGGGTAAAGCCAAACCCTTGGGTCGGCAAGCCGGTTGCGGTTATGTCGGCCGCGGCCGGACGGGCTGGTGGGGATCGCGCGCAAACCTCTTTGGTTTCTTCGATGACGCCGTTTCAGCCGCGCCTGATCATCGGCCCCGAAGTGTCAGTTGCTGGCAGTCGTAAGGAATTTGATGCGGATGGCCAGCTGACAAACGACCGCTATGAGGCCGCACTTACAACGCTGATGGAGAAGTTGCGGGTCGAGGTGGAGAGGGGCTAA
- a CDS encoding DMT family transporter, giving the protein MEQNTRAGIWLMIGATFVFAMQDGISRHLGGSYNVWMIVMIRYWFFAAFVIWLTRRNGGLRKALRPTRPYLQAFRGALLALEICVTVLSFVLLGLVESHAIFACYPLLVAAFSGPVLGESVGWRRWLAIGIGFVGILVILQPGVGVFAPEAIVPLIGAFMFALYGLLTRLAAKTDSTQTSFFWTGVVGAVVMTAIGATFWEPMIATDWGWMALLCVTGVLGHWLLIKCYEFAEASVVQPFAYLQLVFVSILGVSLFGEEIRTNVVVGAVIVVSAGIFTLIRSRRAPRPTA; this is encoded by the coding sequence ATGGAACAAAACACCCGCGCGGGCATTTGGCTGATGATTGGGGCAACCTTCGTCTTTGCCATGCAGGATGGAATATCGCGACACCTAGGCGGCTCTTACAATGTCTGGATGATCGTAATGATCCGGTATTGGTTCTTTGCAGCCTTTGTCATCTGGCTGACCCGCCGAAACGGGGGTTTGCGTAAAGCGCTGCGACCCACGAGACCCTATCTGCAAGCGTTCCGCGGTGCGCTTCTCGCGCTGGAAATCTGCGTGACTGTTTTGTCATTTGTACTGCTTGGCTTGGTCGAAAGCCACGCGATCTTTGCCTGCTATCCCTTGCTGGTCGCGGCATTTTCCGGCCCGGTTCTTGGTGAAAGTGTGGGCTGGCGGCGTTGGCTGGCCATTGGCATCGGGTTCGTCGGCATTCTGGTGATTTTGCAGCCTGGCGTCGGCGTCTTTGCGCCAGAAGCGATCGTGCCGTTGATCGGAGCGTTCATGTTCGCCCTCTATGGGCTGTTAACCCGGCTGGCGGCGAAAACTGACAGCACGCAGACTAGCTTTTTCTGGACCGGCGTTGTGGGTGCCGTCGTGATGACCGCCATCGGTGCGACGTTCTGGGAACCGATGATTGCGACGGATTGGGGCTGGATGGCGCTGCTATGCGTCACCGGCGTTTTGGGTCATTGGCTGCTGATCAAATGCTACGAGTTTGCTGAGGCCAGCGTCGTGCAGCCTTTCGCCTATCTGCAACTGGTATTCGTATCGATCCTCGGCGTGTCGTTGTTTGGCGAGGAAATCCGCACCAACGTCGTTGTCGGTGCGGTGATTGTCGTGAGCGCGGGTATATTCACTTTGATCCGCAGTCGGCGGGCACCTCGTCCTACTGCTTAA
- a CDS encoding lytic transglycosylase domain-containing protein, whose product MSRKIKHILGALSLSLAPILVTPLAALSQDAGAVSALKQAVAQARSNNWSDAISDAQAGGPLVRDLLEWHRLRRGEGSFEDSRAFLAKHPDWPGLKYLRKQSEETIPHRYEPSKVLEFFKPEPPQTGRGALRLAEALTATGTADDARAGIILAWSTLSLDDEEHDAFLSRYGDTLKPYHWDRLDTLLWRGDTAEATRMLPLVGKDQQALANARLALRKKKDGVDGLIAAVPAGLADDPGLAYERFLWRASKGRNQDAIDLLLSRSDSATKLGQPQRWASWRRVLARWSMREGKAQQAYQLASFHHLSGGSDQNDLEWIAGYVALRKLNDPVTALEHFQTFRLSVDTPISMGRAGYWLGRAHEAAGDAVAAKASYELGGEYQTSFYGLLAAEKAGMPMDPTLTGIEPFPPFKQARFWGGSVMEAARLLQSAGEGYWAERFAVHLAESLTREEIGQLGAWAESVNEPHLQVMIAKQAARVGITIPRPYYPTPDIGRGNRTVPRALELAIARRESEFDPSVMSGVGARGLMQLMPGTASDMAKRIGMPYSKSRLITDPAYNTRLGSEYLAKLIEDFGMNPVLVAAAYNAGPTRATRWSEQLGNVRASSTDIIDWIEHIPFRETRNYVMRVAESLPVYRARLTGKTEPLSLSKELKQ is encoded by the coding sequence ATGAGCAGAAAAATAAAACATATTCTCGGGGCATTGTCCCTGTCTTTGGCGCCCATTTTGGTCACACCGCTTGCCGCGCTGTCGCAGGACGCTGGCGCGGTTTCCGCTTTAAAACAGGCGGTTGCGCAGGCTCGGTCCAACAATTGGTCTGACGCGATCTCGGACGCGCAGGCTGGCGGTCCGTTGGTGCGTGATTTGCTGGAATGGCATCGGTTGCGCCGAGGCGAAGGCAGTTTCGAAGATAGTCGCGCCTTTTTGGCAAAGCACCCAGATTGGCCCGGCCTGAAATATCTGCGCAAGCAATCCGAGGAAACGATTCCACATCGGTATGAACCGTCGAAGGTGCTGGAGTTCTTTAAACCGGAACCTCCACAAACCGGACGTGGCGCTTTGCGTCTGGCCGAGGCCTTGACCGCGACCGGCACAGCAGATGACGCGCGCGCCGGGATCATTTTGGCTTGGTCCACCCTGTCGCTGGACGATGAAGAACATGATGCCTTTCTGTCCCGCTATGGTGACACGCTGAAGCCGTATCATTGGGACAGGCTCGATACACTTTTGTGGCGGGGCGACACCGCCGAAGCCACGCGCATGTTGCCTTTGGTCGGGAAAGATCAGCAGGCTCTGGCCAACGCGCGTTTGGCGTTGCGGAAAAAGAAGGACGGGGTGGATGGTCTGATCGCCGCCGTCCCAGCTGGGTTGGCTGATGATCCGGGCTTGGCGTATGAAAGGTTCCTTTGGCGGGCGTCTAAAGGGCGCAATCAGGATGCGATCGATTTGCTTTTGTCCCGCTCGGACAGCGCAACAAAGCTTGGACAACCCCAGCGTTGGGCAAGTTGGCGCCGGGTGCTGGCCCGCTGGTCAATGCGCGAAGGGAAAGCGCAACAAGCCTATCAACTGGCCTCTTTCCACCACTTGTCAGGCGGCTCGGATCAAAACGACCTTGAATGGATTGCGGGTTATGTCGCCTTGCGTAAGCTCAACGATCCCGTAACCGCTCTTGAGCATTTTCAAACCTTCCGGCTTAGCGTCGACACCCCCATCAGCATGGGGCGCGCCGGCTATTGGCTGGGCCGGGCGCACGAGGCAGCGGGTGACGCAGTGGCGGCCAAGGCGTCCTATGAGCTGGGCGGCGAATATCAAACCAGTTTCTATGGCCTTCTCGCCGCCGAAAAAGCGGGTATGCCGATGGACCCCACCCTGACTGGGATCGAACCCTTCCCGCCTTTCAAGCAAGCGCGTTTCTGGGGGGGATCGGTCATGGAGGCCGCCCGCCTGCTGCAATCTGCTGGCGAAGGATACTGGGCGGAGCGGTTTGCCGTGCATCTGGCCGAGAGTTTGACCCGTGAAGAAATCGGCCAGCTGGGTGCATGGGCTGAAAGCGTGAACGAGCCCCATTTACAGGTCATGATCGCAAAACAAGCTGCCCGCGTTGGCATAACCATCCCACGCCCCTATTACCCGACGCCTGACATTGGGCGCGGTAACAGGACAGTGCCGCGGGCGCTGGAGCTTGCCATCGCGCGGCGCGAAAGCGAATTCGACCCCAGCGTCATGTCGGGCGTTGGCGCTCGTGGATTGATGCAACTTATGCCCGGCACGGCCTCCGACATGGCGAAACGGATTGGAATGCCCTATTCCAAATCGCGCCTGATCACTGATCCGGCGTATAACACGCGACTCGGTTCAGAATATCTTGCCAAACTGATTGAAGATTTCGGCATGAATCCTGTGTTGGTGGCCGCGGCCTATAACGCAGGGCCAACACGCGCGACCCGTTGGTCCGAACAGTTGGGCAATGTGCGCGCAAGCTCCACCGATATCATTGATTGGATCGAGCACATCCCGTTTCGCGAAACCCGGAACTATGTCATGCGGGTGGCCGAAAGCCTGCCCGTCTATCGCGCGCGTTTGACCGGCAAAACCGAACCCTTGTCGCTGTCCAAAGAGCTTAAGCAGTAG
- a CDS encoding NAD(P)/FAD-dependent oxidoreductase produces MAIVDVTIYGAGIFGLSVAWSCVKRGATVRVIDPYGVGAGSSGGLVGALAPHVPENWNAKKAFQFDSLIMAEAYWADVETVSGLPSGYGRTGRLQPIVDDRSLALARDRSTEAATLWQGNANWEVRPAADFPGWAPDSATGYVIHDTLTARMNPRLAAHALAGAVQAKGGNIVQGATEEGQVVWATGWRGLEEFSSTLGKPVGNGVKGQSALLRHDAATLPQLFADGLHIIPHANGTVAIGSTSERDFDDPTSCDEALEDVIARARIVCPAIADAAVVERWAGVRPRAKSRAPMLGAYPGRPGHFIANGGFKIGFGMGPKVGEVMADLVLEGRDTIPVDFKVEASL; encoded by the coding sequence TTGGCAATCGTGGATGTAACCATCTATGGCGCAGGTATTTTTGGCCTGTCAGTCGCTTGGAGTTGCGTAAAACGCGGCGCGACGGTGCGAGTGATCGACCCTTATGGTGTCGGGGCCGGATCGTCGGGCGGTTTGGTTGGCGCGCTGGCCCCGCATGTGCCGGAAAACTGGAACGCCAAGAAGGCCTTTCAATTCGACAGCCTGATCATGGCAGAGGCATATTGGGCCGACGTCGAAACCGTGTCTGGCCTGCCCTCAGGTTACGGTCGCACCGGCCGCTTGCAACCCATTGTCGATGACCGATCACTGGCGCTTGCCCGCGACAGAAGTACAGAGGCCGCAACCTTGTGGCAGGGGAACGCCAATTGGGAGGTTAGACCCGCCGCAGACTTCCCCGGCTGGGCGCCCGACAGCGCCACGGGGTATGTAATTCATGACACATTGACGGCGCGGATGAACCCGCGCCTGGCGGCACATGCTCTGGCGGGCGCTGTTCAGGCCAAAGGCGGGAACATCGTCCAAGGTGCAACGGAGGAAGGTCAGGTTGTGTGGGCCACCGGCTGGCGTGGGCTTGAGGAGTTTTCAAGCACATTAGGAAAACCCGTCGGTAACGGCGTGAAAGGCCAAAGTGCACTTCTCAGGCACGATGCCGCAACGCTTCCGCAGCTCTTCGCGGACGGCCTGCACATCATTCCACACGCCAATGGCACCGTCGCGATCGGGTCAACAAGCGAGCGTGACTTTGATGATCCCACCAGTTGTGACGAAGCGCTGGAAGATGTGATCGCGCGTGCGCGCATCGTCTGCCCTGCCATCGCCGACGCCGCTGTGGTTGAGCGTTGGGCCGGTGTCAGACCCCGCGCAAAGTCCCGCGCCCCGATGCTGGGGGCCTATCCTGGCCGCCCCGGTCACTTCATTGCCAATGGCGGCTTCAAGATTGGGTTTGGTATGGGGCCGAAGGTGGGCGAGGTCATGGCTGATCTGGTGCTCGAAGGTCGGGACACGATTCCCGTGGATTTCAAGGTCGAGGCGAGCCTTTAG
- the dapA gene encoding 4-hydroxy-tetrahydrodipicolinate synthase: MFKGSLPALVTPFKDGAVDFDTLKRLVEWHISEGSHGLVPVGTTGESPTLSHKEHEQVIEAVVTTVAGRVPVIAGAGSNSTAESLRLVKHAKAVGADAALVVTPYYNKPTQNGMIAHYTVLAEVGIPIIIYNIPPRSVVDMSPATMGELAKLDMIVGVKDSSADPGRVGMQRMTCGKDFIQLCAEDPAAVGYNAMGGVGCISVTANVAPKLCSQVQAATLVGDYAKALELSDKLMPLHRAIFLEPGVAGAKYAMSRLGLCEGELRLPMIEVTDGTKAQIDAALRHAGLLN; the protein is encoded by the coding sequence ATGTTCAAAGGATCTCTTCCTGCCCTGGTCACGCCGTTCAAGGACGGCGCCGTGGATTTCGACACGCTTAAACGGTTGGTTGAATGGCATATCTCCGAAGGCTCACACGGGTTGGTGCCCGTGGGAACGACCGGAGAAAGCCCGACCTTGAGCCACAAAGAACATGAACAGGTGATCGAAGCGGTCGTCACGACCGTTGCGGGCCGCGTGCCTGTGATTGCCGGTGCCGGATCAAACAGCACAGCAGAAAGCCTGCGCTTGGTGAAGCACGCCAAGGCGGTGGGTGCGGATGCGGCGCTGGTTGTTACGCCATATTACAACAAGCCGACACAAAACGGGATGATCGCGCATTATACCGTTTTGGCGGAAGTTGGCATTCCGATCATCATCTACAACATCCCCCCGCGGTCGGTGGTGGATATGTCGCCTGCTACAATGGGTGAGCTGGCCAAACTTGATATGATCGTGGGGGTTAAAGATTCCTCTGCTGATCCGGGTCGTGTTGGGATGCAACGGATGACCTGTGGCAAGGATTTCATCCAGCTGTGCGCCGAAGACCCGGCAGCAGTTGGGTATAACGCCATGGGTGGGGTTGGCTGTATCTCAGTCACAGCAAACGTGGCACCGAAGCTGTGCAGTCAAGTGCAGGCCGCAACGCTTGTAGGCGACTATGCCAAAGCGCTGGAACTGTCAGACAAGCTGATGCCACTGCACCGTGCGATTTTCCTTGAGCCGGGTGTGGCTGGCGCGAAATACGCCATGTCACGGCTTGGCCTTTGCGAAGGAGAGCTACGCCTTCCGATGATTGAGGTCACGGACGGCACCAAAGCGCAGATTGACGCAGCCCTACGCCACGCAGGTTTACTGAACTAA
- a CDS encoding YciI family protein, with translation MPKFYMAYHEPSDVPDDKKAEMQAAYKAWIAKYSDVFVMPETPFKAQWTVDGDGAREGFKQPMMGFCVIEAADADAALAIASENSFIQMGTIHLAELMEMPLG, from the coding sequence ATGCCCAAATTCTATATGGCCTATCATGAACCGAGTGATGTGCCCGATGACAAAAAGGCCGAGATGCAAGCCGCCTATAAGGCGTGGATAGCGAAGTATTCCGATGTTTTTGTCATGCCGGAAACGCCATTCAAGGCACAATGGACCGTGGATGGTGACGGCGCGCGTGAAGGCTTCAAGCAACCAATGATGGGTTTTTGCGTAATTGAAGCCGCTGACGCCGACGCGGCATTAGCGATTGCCAGCGAAAACTCGTTCATCCAGATGGGCACGATCCATCTGGCAGAGCTGATGGAAATGCCGCTGGGTTAA